In Mycobacterium stomatepiae, the following are encoded in one genomic region:
- a CDS encoding NCS1 family nucleobase:cation symporter-1, with amino-acid sequence MRVTETVTKNASPGTAAGAGDLVHTADDPNARGPVKPGYDPRLTNGDLVPLPEQKWGSYQIFAFWMSDVHSVGGYVTAGSLFTLGLSSWQVLACLVTGIAIVNVLCNLVAKPSQRAAVPYAVICRSVFGVRGANIPAFIRGLVATAWYGIQTYLASSALNIVLLKLFPALAAIDDLRGHGFVGLPLLGWISFMVLWSMQAAVFWRGMESIRRFIDFCGPAVYVVMVLLCAYLLYRSHWHVGFDLGGTKNGSTVAVMAGAVALVVSYFSGPMLNFGDFSRYGSSFYAVRKGNFLGLPVNFLVFTLLVLFTTAATVPVFGELITDPVQTVARIDSTTAIVLGALTFTIATIGINIVANFISPAFDFSNIRPQLISWRAGGMIAAIGSVLITPWNLYNNPEVIHYTLESLGAFIGPLFGVLIAHYYLVHKQKIVVDDLFSMSADATYWYRKGYNPAALVATVLGAIASIIPVLANNIGGVHALAQYSWFVGAGLALGVYYVLATRGNLKVPSPS; translated from the coding sequence ATGCGGGTAACTGAGACCGTCACTAAGAACGCATCGCCCGGGACCGCTGCCGGTGCCGGCGACTTGGTACACACCGCGGACGATCCGAATGCGAGAGGACCGGTTAAGCCGGGCTACGATCCGCGCCTAACCAACGGGGACTTGGTGCCGCTGCCCGAGCAAAAGTGGGGCTCATATCAGATCTTCGCGTTCTGGATGTCGGACGTGCACAGCGTGGGCGGCTACGTTACCGCGGGTAGCTTGTTCACCTTGGGCTTGTCGAGTTGGCAGGTGCTGGCTTGCCTGGTGACCGGCATCGCTATCGTCAACGTGCTGTGCAATCTCGTGGCCAAGCCCAGTCAACGGGCGGCGGTACCCTATGCAGTGATCTGCCGCAGTGTTTTTGGTGTGCGGGGCGCAAATATCCCGGCGTTCATCCGCGGGTTGGTCGCGACGGCGTGGTACGGCATACAGACCTACCTGGCATCGTCAGCGTTGAATATTGTGCTGCTGAAGCTCTTTCCAGCGCTTGCCGCGATCGATGACCTACGTGGGCACGGCTTTGTGGGGCTGCCGTTGCTGGGTTGGATCAGCTTTATGGTGTTGTGGAGCATGCAAGCTGCGGTCTTTTGGCGCGGCATGGAATCCATCCGCCGGTTCATTGACTTCTGTGGACCCGCGGTATACGTCGTGATGGTGCTGTTGTGTGCATACCTTCTCTACCGGTCGCATTGGCACGTCGGATTCGATCTGGGTGGCACGAAGAACGGAAGCACCGTTGCGGTAATGGCTGGAGCCGTCGCGCTGGTGGTGTCCTACTTCTCCGGTCCGATGCTCAATTTCGGTGACTTCTCCCGCTACGGAAGCAGTTTTTACGCGGTGCGGAAGGGCAATTTCCTGGGGTTGCCGGTGAACTTTCTAGTGTTCACGCTACTCGTGCTTTTCACCACGGCAGCCACGGTGCCGGTCTTCGGTGAACTAATCACCGACCCGGTGCAGACTGTTGCGCGCATCGATAGCACCACGGCAATCGTGTTGGGTGCGTTGACCTTCACGATCGCCACTATCGGTATCAACATCGTCGCCAACTTCATCAGTCCGGCGTTCGATTTCTCCAATATCCGCCCACAGCTGATCAGCTGGCGTGCCGGTGGCATGATCGCCGCGATCGGTTCGGTGCTCATCACGCCGTGGAACCTCTACAACAACCCGGAGGTCATCCACTACACCCTGGAGTCGTTGGGAGCGTTCATCGGTCCGCTGTTCGGCGTTCTCATCGCACACTACTACCTGGTGCACAAGCAGAAGATAGTCGTTGACGACTTATTTTCGATGAGCGCCGACGCGACGTATTGGTACCGCAAGGGGTACAACCCCGCGGCGCTGGTGGCCACTGTGCTCGGTGCGATCGCCTCTATCATTCCGGTGCTGGCCAACAACATTGGCGGAGTCCATGCGCTCGCCCAATACAGTTGGTTCGTTGGAGCTGGGCTAGCTCTCGGGGTCTACTACGTGCTGGCCACTCGCGGCAACCTGAAGGTGCCGTCCCCGTCATGA
- the alc gene encoding allantoicase, with the protein MIAQFDPESLPGFTALPDLALRSLGGAVIWASDEFFAEKEKLIVAEPAVYRTATFGHKGQIYDGWETRRRRDHGYDQAIVRLGVPGVVRGVVVDTAWFKGNYPPEVSVEATVVDGYPPAAVIAAHSKWEYLLPRVKVSGDTQNFFEVSSDKRWTHVRLNIYPDGGVARFRVHGEGRPDRRLLGLGAFDLAALENGGLITGCSNRFYSAPQNLLFPGSARVMGEGWETARRRDGGNDWVQVRLAGEGVVRVAEIDTSHFLGNSPAQAALTGRGPSRTWVPLLARTDLLPDTRHRFEVTGSYPVTEVRLDIYPDGGLARLRLFGELTAAGRSNVERYWG; encoded by the coding sequence ATGATCGCGCAGTTTGATCCCGAGTCGCTCCCGGGTTTCACGGCGCTACCCGACCTGGCGCTGCGTTCCCTGGGCGGGGCAGTGATCTGGGCTAGCGACGAGTTCTTCGCGGAAAAAGAGAAACTGATCGTTGCGGAGCCGGCGGTCTATCGAACAGCCACTTTCGGTCATAAGGGGCAAATCTATGACGGATGGGAAACGCGCAGGCGCCGCGATCACGGCTACGACCAGGCGATAGTACGTCTGGGGGTTCCTGGTGTTGTCCGGGGAGTGGTGGTCGACACCGCCTGGTTCAAGGGCAACTACCCTCCGGAGGTATCCGTGGAGGCGACGGTGGTTGATGGCTACCCCCCGGCTGCAGTTATTGCGGCACATAGCAAGTGGGAGTATCTGCTACCCCGCGTGAAGGTATCGGGTGACACTCAGAACTTTTTCGAGGTCAGTTCAGACAAGCGGTGGACCCACGTGCGGCTCAACATCTACCCGGATGGTGGGGTTGCCCGCTTCCGGGTGCACGGCGAAGGCCGCCCCGATCGGAGGTTGCTTGGCCTGGGAGCTTTTGATCTGGCTGCCTTGGAGAATGGTGGGCTGATAACCGGCTGCTCCAATCGCTTCTACAGCGCGCCCCAAAACCTGTTGTTTCCAGGTAGTGCCCGTGTGATGGGCGAGGGCTGGGAGACTGCGCGGCGCCGTGACGGCGGCAACGACTGGGTGCAGGTGCGACTCGCTGGTGAGGGTGTGGTCCGGGTCGCCGAGATCGACACGTCGCATTTCCTTGGCAACAGCCCCGCGCAGGCCGCTCTGACCGGTCGTGGTCCATCGCGCACTTGGGTGCCCTTGCTGGCTCGCACGGATCTCCTGCCCGACACCCGGCATCGATTCGAAGTAACCGGTTCTTACCCGGTCACCGAGGTGCGGCTTGATATCTACCCCGACGGCGGCCTGGCCAGGCTACGGCTGTTCGGCGAATTAACCGCAGCTGGACGCAGCAATGTCGAACGTTACTGGGGATAG
- a CDS encoding DUF3097 domain-containing protein, producing MTDRYGTDVLATGRRKPRSTEHPADLGLVVEDAETGYVGAVVRVEYGRVDLEDRHGHVRGFPLGPGYLLEGRPVILTEPRRAPAAAGRTASGSVAVPGARARVARASRIYVEGRHDAELIAQVWGDDLRIEGVVVEHLGGVDDLVGIVAEFAPGPGRRLGVLVDHLVSGSKEARIAEAVRRGPGGPDTLVVGHPYVDIWQAVKPQRLGLAAWPEVPRHIEWKHGVCQALRLPHASQADIARAWQRIRSRVRDWNDLEPALISKVEELIDFVTEPGR from the coding sequence GTGACGGATCGCTACGGAACCGACGTCCTGGCCACCGGACGGCGCAAACCGCGCTCGACTGAACATCCCGCTGACCTGGGTCTCGTCGTCGAGGACGCCGAGACCGGTTACGTGGGCGCGGTCGTCAGGGTCGAGTACGGACGGGTCGACCTGGAGGATCGGCACGGCCACGTCCGTGGCTTTCCGCTGGGTCCCGGTTACCTGCTAGAGGGCCGTCCGGTGATCCTCACCGAGCCGCGCCGGGCGCCGGCTGCTGCCGGCCGTACCGCCTCGGGTTCCGTTGCGGTACCGGGTGCGCGCGCCCGAGTCGCGCGCGCCAGCCGGATCTACGTCGAGGGCCGCCACGACGCGGAACTCATCGCGCAGGTCTGGGGTGATGACCTGCGCATCGAGGGTGTGGTCGTCGAGCACCTCGGTGGCGTAGACGACCTGGTGGGCATCGTGGCGGAGTTCGCTCCCGGGCCGGGGCGTCGACTCGGTGTGCTCGTCGATCACCTTGTCTCGGGATCGAAAGAGGCACGGATCGCCGAGGCCGTGCGCCGGGGGCCAGGCGGGCCCGACACCCTGGTCGTCGGACACCCCTACGTCGACATCTGGCAGGCGGTAAAGCCGCAGCGGCTCGGCCTGGCCGCCTGGCCCGAGGTGCCGCGGCACATCGAATGGAAGCACGGCGTCTGCCAGGCACTTCGCCTCCCGCACGCCAGCCAGGCCGACATCGCCCGGGCGTGGCAGCGCATCCGGTCGCGGGTGCGCGATTGGAACGACCTGGAACCCGCGCTGATCAGCAAGGTCGAAGAACTCATCGACTTCGTGACCGAGCCCGGCCGCTGA
- a CDS encoding carbohydrate ABC transporter permease: MALAEGVFKRSAIRAVVVYAALITIAWCWLFPVAWAVSGSLKREGEISEPKLLPSHPRWSNYAEVFHVMPFWRMFFNTVLYAGCVTAGQVFFCSLAGYAFARLRFRGRDTLFVLYLGTLMVPLTVTVIPQFILMRTVGWVNTPWAMIVPGLFGSAFGTYLMRQFFQTLPGDLEEAAILDGCSPWQIYWRILLPHARPAVMVLAVLTWVNVWNDFLWPLLMIQRNNLATLTLGLVRLRGEYVARWPVIMAASIIIMVPLVIIYAVAQRSFVRGIAVTGLGG; encoded by the coding sequence GTGGCCTTAGCTGAGGGAGTGTTCAAGCGCAGCGCTATTCGCGCCGTGGTGGTGTACGCAGCGTTGATCACCATCGCCTGGTGCTGGCTTTTCCCGGTCGCCTGGGCGGTGTCGGGTTCGTTGAAGAGGGAAGGCGAGATCAGCGAGCCGAAGCTGCTGCCGTCCCACCCGCGGTGGTCGAACTACGCCGAGGTTTTCCACGTAATGCCGTTCTGGCGAATGTTTTTCAACACCGTGCTGTACGCCGGATGCGTGACGGCCGGGCAGGTTTTCTTCTGCTCACTGGCCGGATATGCGTTTGCGCGACTGCGATTCCGTGGCCGCGATACGCTGTTCGTGCTGTACCTCGGGACGCTGATGGTGCCGCTGACCGTGACGGTGATTCCGCAGTTCATCCTGATGCGGACGGTGGGATGGGTCAATACACCGTGGGCGATGATCGTGCCTGGGTTGTTCGGTAGCGCGTTCGGGACCTACCTGATGCGGCAGTTCTTCCAAACGCTGCCGGGCGATCTCGAGGAGGCCGCGATTCTCGACGGTTGTTCGCCATGGCAGATCTACTGGAGGATTCTGTTGCCGCATGCCAGGCCCGCCGTAATGGTGCTAGCCGTGCTCACCTGGGTCAACGTCTGGAACGACTTTCTGTGGCCGCTGTTGATGATTCAGCGCAACAATCTGGCCACGCTGACGCTCGGGCTGGTGCGGCTGCGGGGGGAGTACGTTGCCCGCTGGCCGGTCATCATGGCGGCCTCGATCATTATCATGGTGCCGTTGGTGATCATCTACGCGGTGGCACAGCGTTCCTTCGTGAGGGGCATCGCCGTGACCGGGCTGGGTGGTTGA
- a CDS encoding DUF3349 domain-containing protein → MGMTDLASRAVAFLRAGYPTGMPATGYLPLVALLRRRVTDDEIVTITREFVDRRPAPVSSVDIGVAIFRITNAMPSFDDIKRVEHRLDAIGCARS, encoded by the coding sequence ATGGGGATGACGGATCTGGCGTCGAGGGCTGTCGCGTTTCTGCGCGCCGGCTACCCGACCGGTATGCCGGCGACCGGATATCTGCCGCTGGTGGCGCTGCTGCGCCGCCGGGTGACCGATGACGAAATCGTGACCATCACACGCGAATTCGTGGACCGGCGGCCGGCCCCGGTCAGCTCCGTCGATATCGGAGTCGCAATCTTTCGGATCACCAACGCGATGCCCTCGTTTGACGACATCAAGCGCGTTGAGCATCGGCTCGATGCGATCGGTTGTGCCCGGAGCTAG
- the puuE gene encoding allantoinase PuuE — MSNVTGDSAGAVTETVRDMIGYGPTPPDPQWPGNAHIAVQFVLNYEEGAESNVLDGSAGSETFLSEMVPVEAFPNRHMSMESLYEYGSRAGLWRVLRVFERRELPLTIFAVARAMQRNGEAVAAFRELGHEIACHGLAWQSYQLIPPEVEREHMAQAVEILRELTGAAPLGWYTGRDSPQTRQLLVEHGGFLYDSDSYADDLPYWMPMVDRGIRIDHLVVPYTLDTNDMRFASPAGFASGEQFFVHLRDAFDCLYAEGQAGAAKMLSVGLHCRLVGRPARTVALERFLDHVQSHSDVWITKRIDIANHWRRVHPPCDGSRL, encoded by the coding sequence ATGTCGAACGTTACTGGGGATAGTGCGGGCGCCGTGACGGAAACGGTTCGCGACATGATCGGCTATGGGCCGACGCCCCCCGACCCGCAGTGGCCGGGCAACGCCCACATCGCGGTCCAGTTCGTACTCAATTACGAAGAGGGCGCTGAGAGCAACGTGCTTGACGGGTCGGCGGGCTCGGAAACGTTTCTGTCCGAAATGGTTCCGGTCGAAGCGTTTCCGAACAGGCACATGAGTATGGAATCGCTGTACGAATACGGATCGCGGGCCGGGTTGTGGCGAGTATTGCGGGTATTCGAACGGCGAGAGCTGCCATTGACCATCTTCGCTGTCGCCCGGGCGATGCAGCGCAATGGCGAAGCGGTCGCTGCGTTCCGCGAGTTGGGTCATGAGATTGCCTGTCACGGGTTGGCATGGCAGTCCTACCAACTGATCCCACCCGAGGTCGAGCGTGAACACATGGCGCAGGCTGTCGAAATCTTGCGGGAATTGACTGGGGCGGCCCCACTTGGCTGGTACACCGGCCGTGACTCCCCGCAGACCCGGCAGTTGCTGGTCGAACACGGCGGGTTTCTCTACGACTCAGACTCATACGCCGACGACTTGCCGTATTGGATGCCGATGGTGGACCGCGGCATCCGTATCGACCACTTGGTGGTTCCGTACACGTTGGACACCAATGATATGCGGTTTGCCTCCCCGGCCGGATTTGCTAGCGGTGAACAGTTTTTTGTACATCTACGTGACGCATTCGACTGCCTCTATGCAGAAGGGCAGGCAGGCGCCGCCAAAATGCTGTCGGTCGGCCTGCACTGCAGGTTGGTGGGTCGCCCGGCACGAACAGTCGCGTTAGAACGCTTCCTCGACCACGTGCAATCGCACTCGGATGTTTGGATCACCAAACGTATTGATATCGCCAATCATTGGCGGCGTGTGCATCCGCCATGCGACGGGTCTCGGCTGTGA
- a CDS encoding ABC transporter ATP-binding protein: MASVSWEQATRQFPGTDRPALDGLDLVVGDGEFVVLVGPSGCGKTTSLRMVAGLETLDSGCVRIGERDVTHVDPKDRDVAMVFQNYALYPHMTVAQNMGFALKIAKTPKAEIYDRVLAAAKLLDLEPYLDRKPKDLSGGQRQRVAMGRAIVRRPQVFLMDEPLSNLDAKLRVQTRNQIAALQRRLGTTTVYVTHDQVEAMTMGDRVAVLRDGVLQQFAAPRELYRNPANVFVAGFIGSPAMNLFTLPIVDSAVSLGDWPIQLPREIADTANQIVVGVRPEHFELGGLGVEMEVDVVEELGADAYLYGRITGSAKAMASDVVARADGRNPPQKGSRVRLHPEVGHLHFFGVDGGRISV; this comes from the coding sequence GTGGCTTCAGTCAGCTGGGAACAAGCGACGCGACAATTCCCGGGCACGGACCGCCCGGCCCTGGACGGTCTCGACTTGGTCGTCGGTGACGGCGAATTCGTCGTTCTGGTCGGACCATCGGGATGTGGCAAGACGACCTCGCTGCGGATGGTGGCGGGCTTGGAGACGCTGGACTCCGGATGCGTGCGCATCGGTGAGCGCGACGTCACCCATGTCGATCCGAAGGATCGTGACGTGGCGATGGTGTTCCAGAACTACGCCCTGTACCCGCACATGACGGTCGCGCAGAACATGGGCTTCGCGTTGAAGATCGCGAAGACCCCGAAAGCCGAGATCTACGACCGGGTTCTCGCCGCGGCGAAACTGCTTGATCTTGAACCATATCTGGATCGCAAACCCAAAGACCTCTCCGGCGGGCAACGCCAGCGGGTGGCGATGGGACGCGCGATCGTGCGGCGCCCGCAAGTGTTCCTGATGGACGAGCCGTTGTCCAATCTCGACGCCAAACTGCGGGTGCAGACGCGCAATCAGATCGCGGCGCTGCAACGGCGGCTGGGGACGACGACCGTATACGTCACCCACGACCAGGTCGAGGCCATGACTATGGGAGACCGCGTGGCGGTCCTGCGCGACGGCGTGCTGCAGCAGTTCGCGGCGCCACGCGAGCTGTACCGCAATCCGGCGAATGTCTTCGTGGCCGGATTCATCGGGTCGCCGGCAATGAACCTGTTCACGTTGCCGATCGTCGATTCTGCCGTGTCGCTGGGGGATTGGCCGATCCAGCTACCGCGTGAGATCGCCGACACCGCCAACCAAATCGTGGTCGGGGTCCGGCCCGAGCATTTCGAGCTGGGTGGTCTCGGCGTCGAGATGGAAGTCGACGTCGTCGAGGAGCTGGGCGCCGACGCCTACCTGTACGGCCGAATCACCGGCTCCGCGAAGGCAATGGCCTCCGACGTCGTCGCCCGCGCCGACGGCCGCAATCCGCCCCAGAAGGGCAGCCGGGTGCGGCTGCACCCGGAAGTCGGGCATTTGCACTTCTTCGGGGTCGACGGGGGCCGCATCTCAGTTTGA
- a CDS encoding PPE family protein yields MDFYLLPPEINSARIVAGPGAAPMFAASLAWRGIAEQLRSAAASHRATVRTLIDVAWQGPSAVAMAAAAASLVLWMDTAATGAEETATAAASAAAAYQTAVTEMVPPEAITDNRVRLAALVAGNLLGQNAAAIAATSIEYEEMWAQDIVAMSGYAQTSLAATQLTPFETPRHVVDPSKLADRALKDAKDTEPQKHPIWWLMNTNFVDAAIGSAAYTPGATVGPFFGLMGSIASIAGVMQAEGAPALANPLAGVPALGGLGRLGVAAGLGQAGRLGRISVPPSWANAAAVTQPLASALGKTPLVSPGSMTAAGLPPAPLSGLGGHGCKSCSAPKYGFRPLVMARPHDAGSDDWQPLPRVATATSQPGLADWHGSSSGHNRSHRADAQRA; encoded by the coding sequence ATGGACTTCTATTTGCTACCGCCGGAGATTAACTCGGCGAGAATTGTTGCGGGCCCGGGAGCGGCGCCGATGTTCGCCGCGTCGCTGGCGTGGCGGGGGATTGCTGAGCAGTTGCGGTCTGCGGCGGCTTCTCATCGTGCGACGGTCAGGACTCTCATTGACGTTGCGTGGCAGGGGCCTTCAGCGGTTGCGATGGCTGCCGCGGCGGCGTCCCTAGTGCTGTGGATGGACACCGCTGCAACTGGTGCTGAGGAGACCGCTACAGCGGCCGCGAGTGCGGCGGCGGCGTATCAGACGGCGGTGACGGAAATGGTTCCTCCCGAAGCGATTACGGATAATCGGGTGCGGCTGGCCGCATTGGTTGCGGGCAACCTGCTGGGTCAAAACGCGGCGGCGATCGCCGCGACAAGCATTGAGTACGAAGAGATGTGGGCTCAGGATATTGTCGCGATGTCGGGCTATGCGCAAACTTCGCTGGCGGCTACGCAGCTGACTCCGTTCGAGACACCGCGCCACGTGGTTGATCCAAGCAAGTTGGCGGATCGCGCTCTGAAGGACGCCAAAGACACAGAGCCCCAAAAGCATCCGATTTGGTGGCTGATGAATACGAACTTCGTTGACGCCGCGATCGGATCCGCGGCTTATACGCCGGGGGCCACGGTGGGACCCTTTTTTGGCCTGATGGGCAGCATCGCGAGTATTGCTGGGGTGATGCAAGCCGAGGGTGCTCCGGCATTGGCTAATCCGTTGGCGGGGGTGCCGGCCCTTGGTGGGTTGGGACGTCTGGGGGTGGCGGCCGGTTTGGGGCAGGCGGGCAGGCTCGGTCGGATATCGGTGCCGCCAAGCTGGGCTAACGCCGCGGCAGTGACGCAACCGTTGGCGTCGGCATTAGGGAAGACACCACTGGTTAGCCCCGGGTCGATGACGGCTGCAGGACTGCCTCCCGCTCCCTTGAGTGGGCTCGGTGGCCACGGTTGCAAGAGTTGCAGTGCTCCGAAGTATGGATTCAGGCCGCTGGTAATGGCGCGCCCACATGACGCCGGCTCGGACGATTGGCAACCGTTACCGCGCGTTGCGACTGCCACGTCGCAACCCGGCCTCGCCGATTGGCACGGGTCTAGCTCCGGGCACAACCGATCGCATCGAGCCGATGCTCAACGCGCTTGA
- the efeU gene encoding iron uptake transporter permease EfeU, translated as MQGVFGVFLGTFLIGLREGLEATLIVSIVAAFLKRNAQSTRPMLAGVALAVLISVAAGIGLDLFSATLPQAQQEMMETVINAIAVVFVTSMIIWMNRNAMRLKGELERETQQALNRGGALALVVMAFLAVLKEGFETAVFLLAAAQTSHGNRWFAVLGGALGIGAAILLGIGLYFGGLKLNLGRFFRVTGVFLVLIAAGLVLGALRTAHEAGWVTIGQQQVLDFSAWILSQSVLGALLAGVFGIPTDPRLIEVLGWLLYAVPVLVVFLWPAPFAATPRTRCRHRTGHADSDRHRPGRPHRAGVDDDRTARTRAGGRPGGHLDRP; from the coding sequence ATGCAGGGCGTATTCGGCGTTTTCCTCGGCACATTCCTCATCGGCCTGCGCGAAGGCCTGGAGGCGACGCTCATCGTGAGCATCGTGGCCGCCTTCCTCAAGCGGAATGCGCAGTCGACCCGTCCGATGCTCGCCGGCGTGGCCTTGGCGGTGCTGATCAGCGTCGCGGCCGGCATCGGCCTGGATCTCTTCTCTGCGACGTTGCCACAGGCCCAGCAGGAGATGATGGAGACCGTCATCAACGCCATCGCCGTGGTGTTTGTGACGTCGATGATCATCTGGATGAACCGCAACGCCATGCGGCTCAAGGGCGAACTCGAGCGCGAAACCCAACAGGCGCTCAACCGCGGCGGTGCGCTGGCGCTCGTGGTGATGGCGTTTCTTGCCGTCCTGAAGGAGGGCTTCGAGACCGCGGTGTTCCTGCTGGCGGCCGCGCAGACTTCGCACGGCAACCGGTGGTTCGCCGTGCTGGGCGGCGCGCTGGGGATCGGGGCGGCGATCCTGCTCGGCATCGGCCTGTACTTCGGCGGCCTGAAGCTCAATCTCGGCCGCTTCTTCCGGGTGACCGGCGTGTTTTTGGTGCTGATCGCCGCCGGATTGGTACTGGGGGCACTGCGTACCGCACACGAGGCGGGCTGGGTAACGATCGGCCAGCAGCAGGTGCTTGACTTCTCCGCCTGGATACTTAGTCAGTCCGTGCTCGGCGCGCTGCTCGCCGGGGTGTTCGGCATACCCACCGACCCCCGCCTGATCGAGGTGCTGGGCTGGTTGCTCTACGCGGTTCCGGTGCTCGTCGTCTTCCTGTGGCCCGCCCCCTTTGCCGCGACGCCGCGAACCCGCTGCCGGCACCGCACCGGCCACGCGGATTCGGACCGTCACCGACCGGGCCGACCACACCGCGCAGGTGTGGATGACGACCGGACCGCACGGACGCGAGCTGGCGGTCGCCCCGGGGGACACCTCGACCGTCCGTAG
- a CDS encoding aspartate/glutamate racemase family protein, producing the protein MSRIWLINPNSTREMTQRIAACAQAVAGTDTEITGITSQSGPPSIQSYRDSGMSVAGVLAAVADGERNGVDGYVLACFGDPGLDGAREIARGPVTGIAEAAMQTASHLGRGFSVVTSLARTIGQSIDLAERYGMQRFCRGVHACDIPVLALDGAADACARVTEVCREALRSDGSDVIVLGCAGMAEMCTPIATELGIPVVDGVTTATLTVQSLITLGLGTSKYGGYAYPPGIAQASNRMICSAGTYMINQAPGCVRSLSSEV; encoded by the coding sequence ATGAGTCGAATCTGGTTGATCAATCCGAACAGTACCCGCGAAATGACTCAGCGCATTGCGGCCTGCGCCCAGGCAGTGGCCGGCACCGATACTGAAATAACCGGCATCACATCGCAATCCGGCCCGCCTTCGATCCAGAGCTACCGCGATAGCGGGATGAGCGTCGCCGGTGTCCTGGCTGCGGTGGCCGACGGTGAGCGCAACGGTGTCGACGGCTATGTGCTGGCCTGCTTCGGTGACCCCGGCTTAGACGGCGCTCGCGAAATTGCCAGGGGGCCGGTGACTGGCATCGCTGAAGCTGCCATGCAAACAGCGAGTCACCTTGGACGCGGGTTCAGCGTCGTAACTTCCCTTGCCCGCACGATCGGGCAGTCTATTGATCTTGCGGAACGTTATGGAATGCAACGGTTCTGCCGTGGAGTCCATGCCTGTGATATCCCCGTGTTGGCCTTGGACGGTGCAGCGGATGCATGCGCAAGGGTGACCGAGGTCTGCCGAGAGGCTCTGCGATCCGATGGTTCTGATGTCATCGTCCTCGGGTGCGCAGGGATGGCGGAGATGTGTACGCCGATTGCCACGGAGCTTGGAATCCCCGTCGTCGACGGCGTCACAACTGCGACCTTGACCGTGCAATCATTGATCACTCTCGGGTTGGGCACCTCCAAGTATGGCGGGTACGCGTACCCGCCAGGTATTGCACAAGCTAGTAATAGAATGATATGTTCCGCCGGAACATATATGATCAACCAAGCTCCTGGTTGCGTGCGGAGCCTTTCTTCTGAGGTGTGA